Part of the Limihaloglobus sulfuriphilus genome is shown below.
GCCGGCCTTGGTTATCGGGCCTTTTTTTTCTGATTCTCCACTGGAGTCCTCTTTAGGGGTTAAACCGAGGTATGACATAAAAGCCGGGGCTGATTCAAAACGGGCAAAATCAAAAATTTCCACCAGAATGGATATTGCCGTGATGGTCTTGATGCCGTGAAAACAACTCAAAATACCTACCATTTCGCGGTAGTCATCCGTTTCTGCCAGCGCCTCAACACGCCGATCACACCTGTCGAGCCTTTCACAACAGTTTATGTACTGGGCGAAATATGCCTCAAAGACTTCATTCAGGGCGGGCTCTTCGAAGTTTATACCACGCAGCCAGGTTATATGCTTATCTGTCCAGTGATTGCCCTGATGGTAAATATAGCTATGACGATTGAGAAACTTGAGTATGTGATGTTGTGCTCTCTGGACATCCTTTCGGGCTGTCTCACGAAGACGCACCAGCTCTCTATCTGCCTCCTGTTTCTCATTGGGAGCGTGAACCTCGGTCAACAGGCCCGCACTGTAGTACTCCTGAAGCTTCTTTGCGTCCCTGCGGTCTGTTTTTATACGAACTCCGGGTTTTACCGGTACCAGAGATGGGGCGATTACCGCACATTTAAAGCCCAGAGCCTCAATCCTGCGCTTGAGAGAAAAGCCGCAAACGCCGGCTTCATAGCAGAATTCAACCGGCCCAGGTGCCTGACGGGCTATCTTTTTTACTGCCCGTTTAATATCAGAGGGCGTATTTTTGATTGTAAATTCAACAACATTATCCCGATCAGGGTATTTTATGGCAGCTTTATGTTGTTTTTTGTGTGTATCCATTCCTACATATGTTATAATATTGTTCATAACGACCGGTACCTTTCGTATTGTATGCGGCTCTGTTGCCACAGTGTAATAACCCGCGATTGGCAGGTGCTACGTACACCTTATCGCATAAACCGTAATTATCCGGCTTATGACGAGATTTGCAACCGTTGGGGCCGGTCGTTCCATATTTTCTACTTATGGTTGACGTTTGAAAATGACAATACGGGGATGCGTGTTCTGCTTGGGCAGGTATCAGGATTTTACATTTCATATAGTCAAAGAAAAAGCCGCCAATCATTGCGATTGGCGGCTTAGCGTATGATTACAGTGGGAACTCTATTGAGGGCCTCGACATTTACGAAAAACCTGAAACAAATCTGCTACTAATATGTCGGAAAGGGTTGGGAAATTGGGAAATTGGGAAATAGGGAAAATAGGGAGGTGTTTTCCAACATACTTTCGAGCTGCATCAGGGTTTGTATTCCACTAACTTTCTCCTTTCGAGAATGTCCATCATGCATCTCTTTCTCACCGAATCAACGCCTATAATTTCTTTCTCTTTCGTTTAAAGTAATGTAACCATCAAAGACGGTTATCGCTTCGCCTCTGGACACGGGAAATGCCCAAAAACAGAAGATGAAACACTGGAACCATGAAAGGCTGTCTTCTCAGCACCTGAAAAAAACCACTTTTCGAAAAAAAGACTTGGTTTCTATCCGGGTTTGATCCCGGATAGAAACACTAACTTTCTTTCTACTTTCAGGTAATTCACGGGCCAGCGTAAATTCATATTGTTAATTGCGCAGCATAAACGATTTTATGCCGCAATGAAATTATCAGGCTGTTAATTATACATTAACTTGTAAAAGATCCACCATGGAAAACTCAGCCTTATGTAAACAACCCTGCGGGAAGCCGCAGATTGCAACAAAATACAGACTGACTCTTCACATGTCAATTTATCAACTTCGGATCTAATACTTCAAAACTTCGTGAAGAACATCTCTTTCTGTGATGCTCTCCCTTTTTCCAAGTATCACTATATTGCATGTTTAAAGGCAATTCAAGAAGAAAATTTAAAAATTTTAAGCAAAACCGTTTTGATTTTCTTAAAGTCTTTTCTGTAAAGCCTTTACATTTGTAAAATATTTATCTCTATCTTGTGGCCGGCCGCGGACTCTGCAGGCTTGAATCTTCACCTCGCCGCGTACGCAATACAAATTAAGATTATTCAGTTAGATACCATCAATTCTTCCCGCCGTATCCTGTGCCGAAAAAAAATGGCTGGTATTGAAACCTGAGTGATATTTCTATTGCCAACTGCCCGCGGACTGCTATAATATTTTTTTTCTGCAGCGATATTTAAAATCAAACTGTGCAAACCGCTACAAATTGTTCAGATTGCTATCGGTATGATCAAATATGCATGACATTCAGGAATGAAAATGGAATCAGTTAATTGTAAATACTGACAAAAAAGATAATTCCAAAAGCAGTTTTAACTGCCTCAAAGGATACCGCAATGATTACTAAAAGCAACATGAGCAATTTCTCTTTCCGCTGGAAAAACTGGAAGGACGGCAGGGCGGCCTCTGGCTGGGACCCCAACGAGCTGCCTTTGCGTGCTGAGCTGTTCACCTCTGAGCAGTTAACCCTTCATGCCAAAACCATTGCCGAAACTCATGATGTGGCTGTCAGCCGCGGGCCTAACAATCTTCTGGCACGGCTTGATCAGAACGAGGAAACACTGAGGGATTTCAATCTCTCTTCTCTCGAATTAACCCCCGAGAAACACATCACACCTGCTGCCGAATGGCTTCTTGACAACTTTTATCTCATCGAAGAGCAGATCCAGATGGCCAGGCGCCACCTGCCGCGAGGCTACAACCGTGGATTGCCGCGTCTTACTAAGGGACATTCCGAGGGCCTGCCGCGGGTTTACGACATCGTACTGGAATTTATTTCACATGTCGATGCCCAGATTGACGCTGAAACACTCGAGTCATTTATAGCCGCTTACCAGGAAATCGCACCACTTAAACTCGGCGAGTTGTGGGCCATTCCTATTATGCTGCGTCTGGGGCTTATCGAGAATCTTAAGCGAATAACAAACCGGTTAATGATAGCAAGAAAAGATAGTGAGCTTGCCAACATGTGGGTTGACCGTCTTCAGAATATGGAGCAGAAGAACCCGTCACATTTTGTTGTGGTGGTAGCAGATATGGCAAAAACCGATATCCCGCTCTCCAGCTCGTTCGTTGCCGAGTTCTGCAAGCGTCTCTCGCGGCACAGCCCGACCATGCTGCTCGCCCGTAACTGGCTTGAGCAGCGTCTCGGCGAACAGGGCTTATCTATTGAACAGCTTATACACCTTGATACCCAGAATCAGGCTGCTGACCAGGTTTCCGTCAGTCACAGTATCGCAAGTTTCCGTGCCCTGATTTCGATGGACTGGAAGCAGTTTGTTGAGGATTTGAGCAAAACAGAGCAGATTCTGCGGACAGATCCGGCAAATATTTACCATAAGATGGATTTTTCCACTCGTGACCGTTATCGCCATTCGGTTGAATTCTTCGCGAATCACACCCGTTTTTCGGAAATAGAGGTATCCCGGGCGGCTGTTAAACTCGCTGCACACAATGCCGAGCGAAAAGGCCCCGATGACCGGACCGCACATGTAGGTTATTATCTCATAGATAAAGGCCAGGCACTTCTTGGGCATAAGTTAAAACTGCGGTGGCCGCTTAGAACTCTTGTTCAGCGAACGATTAAACGCTTCCCCCTTACGTATTATGCCGGCGGGATTGGTCTGCTTACACTTCTGGGTTCAATCTGGTTTGCCCGGCAGGCGCAGGAGCTGGGAGTGCACCAGTGGGAGCTTGTTTTCTTCACGCTTACCTTTGTTCTTTGTGTAAGCCAGTTGGCGGTTTCCACAATAAACTGGCTCTCAACGATCATTCTGGAGCCGGCTACACTGCCGCGGCTTGACTATAAATCCGGTATCGAAGCGGACTGCCGCACAATGGTTGTCGTTCCGACGATGCTCACCAGTGCAGACGGTATTGATAAGCTGCTTGAAAACATGGAAATACATTACCTGGCTAACAGGGACGATAACCTTCATTTCGCGCTGCTGACAGACTTAAAAGACGCCCCAGAGGAAGTCATGCCCGATGACCAGTACCTGATCCAAATGGCAGAAGACGGGGTAAATACGCTCAACCGGAAATACCCCTGCAAAACAAAGAATCGTTTTTTCCTTTTTCATCGTCCCAGGCGGTGGAACCCCGGAGAAGGCGTATGGATGGGGTATGAACGTAAGCGGGGAAAACTTGAGGATTTAAACAATCTGCTTCGAGGCGGCCGCACAGATGGCTTCTCCGTTATAGCCGGCAATATTGATACCTTGCCAAAGATTAAATATGTCATCACCCTCGACACCGACACACAACTGCCGCGTGATGCCGCCAGGCTGTTGGTGGGCACAATGGCGCACCCATTGAACCTTCCGAGGTTCGACAGTGAAAAAGGCATCGTTACAGAGGGCTATGGAATCATGCAGCCGCGAGTTGGCGTCAGCCTGCCCACTGCCAGAACTTCCTGGTTCGTTCGGCTTAATGCCGTCGATGTAGGGATTGACCCGTACACGCTTGCGGTCTCTGATGTGTATCAGGATGTTTTTAATGACGCATCGTTTATTGGTAAAGGTATTTACGATGTGGACGCTTTTCAGCGGGCAATGGCAGGGCGTTTTCCGGAAAACATCATACTCAGCCATGACCTGCTCGAATCGTGCCACGCAAGGTGCGCTCTGGTTACAGATGTAGAGTTGTACGAAGAATTTCCGTCCCGTTTTAATGTAGATGCCGGACGAAGGCACAGGTGGATCCGGGGCGACTGGCAGATTGCCCGTTGGCTGCTGCCAAAAGTCAAGGGGGGAGGTTCTCAGAAAATTAAGAATCCTCTCTCAGGATTGTCTCAATGGAAAATTTTCGATAATCTTCGCCGAAGTCTTGTTCCTGTCGCATTTATGATATTGATGCTGGGACACTGGCTGATCATACCCGAAGTCAGCGGGCTGGGGCCTTTGCTGGTGATAGGTATAATCATCCTTCCCGGTTTATTGTCGGCTCTTGCGGATTTCTTGCGAAAACCCAAAGAACTGCCATGGACAATTCATGTGAGAACGGTTGCCGGTTCTTTTGTCCGCCAGTTATGCCAGGTCATTTTGATTTTGGTATTTTTGCCCTATGAGGCTCTGCTCAGCCTCGATGCAATCATAAGAACAATTTTTCGATTAACGGTAACGCACAAGAACCTTCTCCAATGGCAGGTATCCAGCGAATTAGAACGCAAGGATTCGCTGAGCTTAAGAGGCTTCTACGTAAGAATGTGGATTGAGCCGGTTATTGCTGCTGCTATGGGGTTGTTCCTGACCTTTATACAGCCGTCCTGGCTTTATACGGCTCTTCCGTTATTTCTGCTCTGGACAGCTGCTCCACTGATCGCGTGGTGGATAAGCCGGCCGATAAAGACTCACAAACCGGAGTTATCCGCCGAGCAGTTTATGTTCCTTCGCAAAATATCCCGACAAACATGGAGTTTCTTTGAGACGTTCGTCACAGAGAAGGAAAACTGGCTGCCGCCGGATAATTTTCAGGAAGTACCAAAACCGACAATCGCACACCGGACATCGCCCACAAATATGGGGCTGGCACTGCTTGCCAATCTTGCCGCGAGGGATTTTGGTTATGTCTCTATGGACAATATGATCCAGAGAACCCGAAATACTTTGAATACAATGACGCGGCTGAAACGTTACTGGGGGCATTTCTACAACTGGTATGATACAAAAACCCTCAGGCCGCTTCTGCCCAGGTATATTTCCAGCGTGGACAGCGGAAACCTCGCGGGACATCTCTTGACACTGGCTTCAGGGTTGAGACTGACGGCTGATGAGAATGTTTTTTCATCGGTTATAATCGAGGGGCTGCGGGATTCGGTTTTTATCCTGGTAGAGCTGGATCCTGACAATGATGACTTAAAGAAACTCGATGAGCGTTTATCTCAAACACCCTCAAGCCTTGCAGAAATATATGAACTGGTACAAACCGCAGAAAATATGGCAGATGGTATCAAGGCTTCAAATGATATCGATCAGGCACATCAGGAAGAATTTAATACATGGATTGAGACTCTCAGACAAAATTGCCGGATGCACTTAGACGAAATGCTCGTTCTGGCTCCGTGGCTTGATATGCCGTCAGATGTCTTGTGTATAGAAAAACCGCATATCCAAAATGGCTCTGATCACGAGCAGACCGACGGCCCCGCTTCTGATTCAGCCGTGAGCCGGCTTGTTCAGAATCTTGACCGGCTCAATCAGGGATTTTCTCTGCGTGATGCCGCCGGTTTCGGGCAGAATCTCTGCGCCTTGATTGATGATGCCCTCGGGGAAATACGGCAGGACCAGTCAAAACCCGGCCGCTGCCGCAATTCTCTGACCGAACTGGCTGCAAGTGTAAGAAAAACTGCCAAAGAGGCCGCTGAATATATGCAGATACTGGAAACTCTTGCACTGTCCGCTGATCAGCTCGGCATGATGGATTTTTCGTTTCTATTCGAGCCGTCCAAAGACCTCTTTGCAACCGGATTTGACGTTAACGAACTCAGGCGCGACACCAGTTACTACGATTTGCTGGCTTCTGAAGCGAGGCTGTGCAGTTATATCACAATCGCGATGGGGCAGGTGCCTCAGGAACACTGGTTCTCACTTGGCCGCGTCATGACCGCTTCCAGGGGCAGACCTATACTTGTTTCCTGGAGCGGGTCGATGTTCGAATATCTGATGCCCCTGCTTGTGATGCCCAACTATGAGGACACGCTGCTTGACAACACCTGCAAAGCTGCCGTTGAGCAGCATATAAAATACGGCAGGCTCAGAGGTGTGCCGTGGGGCATTTCAGAATCGGGCTATAATAGCAATGATGTTCATCTCAACTACCAGTACAGGGCTTTTGGTGTGCCGGGGCTTGGTCTCAAGAGAGGACTGGCTGAAGATCTGGTGATTGCTCCATACGCGACAGTAATGGCGCTGATGGTTGCCCCGCAGCAGGCGTGCCAGAATCTCCAGAGGCTTCAGGCCGAGGGGCGCTGCGGCTTATACGGTCTTTATGAAGCCGTTGATTACACACCGTCGCGTCTGCCTCCCGACGAGACCAGCGTTACGATTCGTTCATTCATGGCGCACCATCAGGGCATGAGTTTTCTTTCGCTTCTGAGCGTTCTCAGAGATGCCCCCATGCAGCGCCGTTTCATGGCGTCAGCTCTTCTTAAGGCAAACGATTTACTGCTCCAGGAACGCATACCAAAGACTGCTGTGAGTGTATTCGCCAAAGATTTGAGAAACGAAGAAACCCGCACCCTTTCCGTCAACGCAGAAGCGGCCATGCGAGTATTCAAAAATCCAAATCCGCCTATTCCAGAGGTGCACCTCTTATCCAACGGCAGGTACAATGTCGTTGTGAGCAGCGCGGGCGGCGGTTACAGCCGCTGGAACGATCTGGCTGTTACCCGCTGGAAAGAAGACTCAACACGCGACTGCTGGGGCACATTTGTCTATCTGCGTGACTTGGAATCCGGTGAATTCTGGTCAACAGCATATCAGCCGACTGTCTGCGAAGTAAAAAATTATGAAGCAATATTCATGCAGGCCAGGGCGGAATTCCGGCAGCATCTGCCGGGACTTGAAGTTCATACCGAATTGAGTGTTTCACCGGAGGATGACGTTGAGCTGCGGCGTATTACAATCACAAACAGGGCGCCGTCTCCCCGTGATATTGAGCTTACAAGCTATGCCGAAGTGGTTCTGGCACTGCCCGAAGACGATGCCGCCCACCCGGCTTTCAGCAACCTCTTCGTCCAGACAGAATTTGAGAAGGATTCCTCCGCCGTTCTCTGTACCCGAAGGGCCCGTTCTGAAGAAGAAACCCCTCCGTGGCTGCTTCACATGATGGTCGGCCATGGTGTTGATATGAGGGATATATGCTGTGAAACTGACCGGTCAAAATTTGTCGGCAGGGGCAGAAACCTTGCGTCACCGGCGGCTATGACGTCCAAAGGCCCCTTGTCAAACACATGCGGCTCAGTTCTGGATCCTATTGTTTCCTTAAGAGGCACCGTTACAGTTCCGCCCCATGGCAAGGTTACAGTGAGCGTCATTTCCGGCGTTACAGCCACCAGGCAGGAGGCGATTGGACATATACAAAAATATCAAAGCCCGCGTATGACTGACCGGGCATTTGATCTGGCGTGGACACACAGCCAGGTAACACTGCACCAGCTCAGCGCCACTGAAGCCGAGGCGCAGATATACGGCCGTCTGGCAAGTGCTCTGATCTATACAGACCCCGCACGGCGTGCCGCCGCTTCTATTTTGAGAAGAAACAGAAAAGGCCAGAGCGGGCTTTGGACCTATGGTATCTCGGGCGACTGCCCGATCGTTCTGCTGTTCATAAGCGACACGTCAAATACTGATATCATACGCCAGCTGATACAGGCCCACTCCTATTGGCGGATTAAAGGGCTGACTGTTGAATTGGTTATTATAAATCAAGACATTACAGATTACCGGCAGTCACTCAAAGAACAGATAACATCTCTGATTGCTTCAGGTACAGAATCGCATACAATCGATAAGCCCGGAGGGATTTTCGTACGTCAGCTGGAACATATCCCCAATGAGGATATGCTTCTTCTTCAGTCCGCGGCGAGGATTGTGCTCAGTGATGAAAAGGGGACCCTTGTTGAGCAGCTCAAACACAGAAGCGTTCTGGATTCGACCGTCCCGGAAATGATACCTACACGTCCCGCTGCGGTTGACTCTTCAGAACCTCTGCTTGAGCGAGAATTGATTTTCAACAACGGTTTTGGCGGCTTTACTCCCGACGGCAGCGAGTATGTCATCACTGTTAAGCCCGGCCGGATGACGCCGGCACCCTGGGTCAATGTTATCGCCGGCCCTGCTTTCGGCACTGTTGTATCTGAGAGCGGCTCTGCATACACGTGGGTTGAGAACTCGCATGAATTCCGTCTCACGACATGGAGCAACGACCCCGTCCAGGATACCGCCGGCGAGGCACTTTATATAAGAGACCAGCATACCGGCCAGTTCTGGTCACCTACGCCGCTGCCGGCAGGCGGCTCCACCCCATATGTTATCCGCCACGGCTTTGGATACACCGTTTTCGAACATACCGAAAACGGAATCGAATCCGAGCTCTGGATTTATGTGGCAATTGATGCGCCGGTAAAATTTTCTGTCTTAAAATTGCGGAACGTCTCTGATCGCCCAAGAAGGATTTCTGTTAACGGTTACTGGGAATGGGTCCTTGGCGATTTGAGAGAGAACAATCTGCTGCACGTTCAGACCGAAGTGGATTTGAAGACAGGGGCCTTGCTGGCTCGTAATTTCTACAACACGGAATTCCGCGAACGCATTGCGTTTGTTGATGTCCAGAATTCAACGCGAACAGTAACCGGCGACCGCAAAGAGTTTATCGGCCGAAACGGCAATCTTGCAAATCCGGCCTCACTTAAACGCGACAGGCTTTCAAACAAAACTGGTGCAGGCATGGATCCCTGCGGAGCGGTTCAGGTAGCTTTCGATTTGCCTGTGGGACAGGTAAAGGAAACCTGTTTTCGCCTCGGAGTCGGCCGCAGCAAGAGCGATGTACGTGAGCTGATCAATCGCTTCAGGCGCACGGGCTCATATGCAAATGCCCTTGATAATGTACGGGATTACTGGAGCCGAACACTGGGAGCTGTTAATGTAGATACTCCAGACCCTGCCGTAAACGTGCTGGCAAACGGATGGCTTATGTACCAGACAATCAGCAGCAGGATCTGGGGACGCACCGGATTTTATCAGTCCGGAGGCGCCTTTGGATTTCGTGACCAGCTGCAGGATGTCATGGCTGCTATTCACGCAGCGCCGGAACTTACACGCAGCCATCTTCTGCGTGCAGCGGCTCATCAATTCCGCAACGGTGATGTCCAGCATTGGTGGCACCCTCCGGCAGGGCGCGGCGTCCGCACACATTTTTCTGATGATTATCTCTGGCTGCCATACGCCACATGCAGGTACGTTGCCTGTGTTGCCGACACCGGAGTCCTGGACGAAAAGGTTCATTTCCTCGAAGGAAGGCTTCTAAATCCCAAAGAGGAGGCATATTACGATTTACCGAGCCGTTCAGACGATGCTGAGACGCTTTACAGCCACTGCGTCAGAGCAATTGAATACGGGCTCAAATTCGGTGAACACGGACTGCCGCTTATCGGCTGCGGAGACTGGAATGACGGAATGAACCTGGTTGGCCACCAGGGACGCGGCGAAAGCGTCTGGCTGGCATTCTTCCTCTACGATGTGCTGATTCAGTTTTCTCAACTGGCTCTTTCACGCCATGACAACAGCTTTGCCCATCGCTGCATCAGCCAGGCCGCCCAGCTCAAGGAAAACATTGAACGGCACGGCTGGGACGGGCAATGGTACCGCCGCGCATACTTCGACAACGGAAGCCCCCTCGGCTCACATTCGAACCCTGAGTGTCAGATTGATTCCATCCCGCAAAGCTGGTCAGTCATCAGCGGTTACGGCGAAACGCTGAGGTCAGAACAGGCGATGAAATCAGTGGAAAAACGTCTTGTGAAACGCGACACAAAAATCATACAGCTGTTTGATCCGCCTTTTGATAAATCTGATCTTAATCCAGGTTATATCAAGGGGTACATGCCTGGTGTCCGTGAGAACGGCGGGCAATACACCCACGCTGCGGTATGGTCCACCATGGCGTTTGCAATGCTGGGAAAGAACGAGCTGGCATGGGAACTGTTTAATATGATCAATCCCGTAAACCACGGCTCCACTCCGCAGTCCATTGCGACATACAAGGTTGAACCATACGTAGTAGCCGCGGATGTCTATGGCGTAGCGCCGCACGAGGGCAGGGGCGGCTGGACATGGTACACAGGTTCAGCGGGCTGGATGTACAGGCTTATCGTAGAAACACTGCTGGGGCTTAATCTTGAGGTTGACAAATTGCGGCTGGAACCGCGTATGCCGAAAACCTGGGACTCGTTTAAGATCCATTACAGGTACCGCCAGACTGTTTATCATATCGAGATTGCCCGAATCCCGCAGGGCTCGGCAGATACTGATAAGCTCTCAGTTGACGGGATTGAAATGCCTGATATGGTAATACCCCTTAAGGACGACCGAGTTGATCACCACGTCAGTATGAAAATTCGTTCGTCAGAATAAAAATTCGGTTATACCCTGAGATTGATAGAGCTTGATTTTATCAGAAGTTCCACAAAAAATGCCACACACATCGCGAGATGCTTTTGGAATTTAGCTTGCAAATTCACTAATAAAGTGGTATTTAGAAAACTTTTGGATGAAAGTACAGGTTAAACAGCAAAGTCTGCAATTAGTATTGATTGTATTTAAGGAAATATCATGAAGAGATTTACGTTTGTTTTTACATTGTTAATATTTGCATCTTTAGCGGCCGCGGAAATTCGTTTGCCGGCTATCTTCGGTGATAACATGGTCTTACAGCGCCAAGACAAGGTCGCCGTCTGGGGTTGGGCAAATCCCGGCGAAAAAGTTAAGGTCTCACCGTCGTGGGGCTGGTTCGGCTTCTATTCACAAAAAACATCAGCCGATGAGAACGGCCGCTGGAAGGTATATATCAAGACCGGCAAGGCAAAGGGGCCCCAGAAACTTACAATAAAAGGCGAGCAAAATACCGTTGAGCTCTCCAATATTCTTCTCGGAGAGGTCTGGCTCTGCTCTGGCCAGTCAAACATGGCATGGACTCTTGGTGCGTTCGAAAATACAGAACAGGACATAGCCGCGGCGGATTTTCCCCAGATGCGCCTTTTTACCGTGCAAAGGGAAATCTCGCGGCAGCCGCTGGATGACTGCAGCGGGAAGTGGGAGCCGTGTTCACCCAAGACTGCGGCGGCTTTTTCTGCTGTGGCTTATTATTTCGGCCGTACGCTGCATAACGAGCTTGATGTGCCGGTTGGCCTTATCAACAGCTCCTGGGGCGGTACTGTTGCCGAAGCGTGGACCAGCCGCGATGCACTGGCAGAAGGTGGGTTTGAGTCTATATTTGACCGCCAGAGAGAGCATGAAGAAAATTTCGAAAAAACTTACGAGCAATACCTCAAGAACCTGGAGAACTGGAGAGCCCAGGCCGAAAAAGCCAAAGAAGAAGGTAAGCCCGAACCTCCTAAGCCCGGTGAGCCAAAAGACTTCCATGCAAACAGCCCCAGTGCTCTCTACAATGCAATGATCAATCCGCTGGTACCTTTCACATTCAAGGGAACTATCTGGTATCAGGGAGAATCGAACCGCACCAGGGCGTTTGAGTATAAGAGCCTTTTCCCGACGCTTATCCAAAACTGGCGGAATGTGTTTGACTATAAAAAGATGCCGTTCTATTTTGTTCAGCTGGCATCTTACCGTTACGGAAGCGGAGATCAGCCGCTTTATCTCGCCGAACTTCGCGAGGCACAGCTGCTGACCCTGAAGGGTGTGCCCAATACAGGAATGGCGGTAACTACCGATATTAGCGATATTAAAAATATTCACCCCCATCAGAAAGAGCAGGTTGGAAAACGTCTGGCACTGTGGGCACTTGCAAAGGATTACGGCAAAAGAGTACAGTATTCCGGCCCGATATACGACGAAATGGAGGTCGAAAACGGGCGGATAAGGATACATTTCCGCCACACTGCCGATGGGTTGGCTGCCAAAGACGGGCCTCTTGAGTGGTTTGAAATCGCAGGTCTTGACGGAGAATTTGTAGAGGCAAACGCCGTTATCGACGATGATACCGTAATCGTCTCAAGCCCTGATGTACCCGAACCGGCGCATGTGCGTTTCGGATACCATGAGCTGGCAGAGCCGAACCTCTTTAACTCGGCAGGCCTGCCGGCGTCGCCTTTCCGGACAGACTCGCTGCCCTGGCTGACAGAACCTAAATAATATGTCAAAAGAAATTGAAGCCATATACATTCCTGATACCTCGACAGAGCTTGACTGCCTTCTGTTTACGGCGAGTGTGCCGGCTGGTTTTCCCTCTCCGGCAGCCGATTATGAGGAAAACCGGCTCGATCTGAACAAACATCTGATCCAGAATCCGGCTTCAACTTTTTTTGTGCGTGTCAGCGGCGATTCAATGGTCGGTGCAGGGATACACTCCGGCGATATTCTCATTGTTGACCGAAGCCTCGAGCCTCGCAGCGGCAAGGTTGTCATCGCCGTCGTTGACGCAGAGCTGACGGTAAAACGCATCCGGTTCAAAAATTCGCCCAA
Proteins encoded:
- a CDS encoding sialate O-acetylesterase, with product MKRFTFVFTLLIFASLAAAEIRLPAIFGDNMVLQRQDKVAVWGWANPGEKVKVSPSWGWFGFYSQKTSADENGRWKVYIKTGKAKGPQKLTIKGEQNTVELSNILLGEVWLCSGQSNMAWTLGAFENTEQDIAAADFPQMRLFTVQREISRQPLDDCSGKWEPCSPKTAAAFSAVAYYFGRTLHNELDVPVGLINSSWGGTVAEAWTSRDALAEGGFESIFDRQREHEENFEKTYEQYLKNLENWRAQAEKAKEEGKPEPPKPGEPKDFHANSPSALYNAMINPLVPFTFKGTIWYQGESNRTRAFEYKSLFPTLIQNWRNVFDYKKMPFYFVQLASYRYGSGDQPLYLAELREAQLLTLKGVPNTGMAVTTDISDIKNIHPHQKEQVGKRLALWALAKDYGKRVQYSGPIYDEMEVENGRIRIHFRHTADGLAAKDGPLEWFEIAGLDGEFVEANAVIDDDTVIVSSPDVPEPAHVRFGYHELAEPNLFNSAGLPASPFRTDSLPWLTEPK
- a CDS encoding LexA family protein, with the protein product MSKEIEAIYIPDTSTELDCLLFTASVPAGFPSPAADYEENRLDLNKHLIQNPASTFFVRVSGDSMVGAGIHSGDILIVDRSLEPRSGKVVIAVVDAELTVKRIRFKNSPKRVILESANEKYPDREISGDSEFEVWGVVTNVIHRL